From a region of the Thermosipho melanesiensis BI429 genome:
- the smc gene encoding chromosome segregation protein SMC has translation MSILLKGIFLKGFKSFGKPTKIPISPNITAIVGPNGSGKSNIVEAIQWVLGEHSLKNLRASEKFDIIFKGSKKLSSSRSAFVELSFNFNGEEYKIARELTSSGENTYYINGEKARLKDITALFGANGMVSIIGQGKIDKIAMSTPDELKKIFEDAAGTSIYIERKKEALSKLAGTETNIERIKDVIYEIEKNKKSLYIKVKKAEKFKEYSQKLEEIKIRYFGGIYYFEKKKLESLDKKHKNLKALLKTKLKSLAETESRWNILREEFNKINKKMENFTSLLETQKIRQNQLLELKNSYTDRLNDLKNIYVEKMTKIDSLKDELKRIKDREQEISLIFDSLILEINKQETELSKIEEERNTLLSKYSTKEMEYLKKKNEYDEIEKNIHKLENEKKSLYNSVNDLKERISMIKEQLEIKYERKKDLDKEIKELSENAEKYDQKTKSLLEEIKTIKEKTDSLNQEREYLKENLEKLIHRKKEIQSEISIIKKNISEYQGFSFAIKKIFENKEKFPGIIDVVANIIDVDKKYVEAIEALLGGRMQHIVVENSEVAKKILQFAKEQKIGRITIIPLDLIRIFSKNSILPKNAIFAKNIVTIKVDEKEKLLNFLFGNDIIVENIDLAVEIKKKYDFRIATLDGELISNSGTITGGKSEHISPLSRKKQLEKLKEELENIFQLEEKTSAKISQLKDEINELRKYNEVINSEFLEINSKSSSAKRMLQELVKSQNELNKEITNLEKILSNTTLRLSGVEERINIIDDEIKNSTYLLKTLKLTLENTNKEMYEDKEKIEKINESYLELQSNLRGLNERKIQYEGELKRLSNRKDEIEIEISTITNETKYEKEKIEELENSIEEIEKELKTLKEETEALFKNMNEDKDGKNNKLKELETLESEMEKLRTETEELREEIHSTELELQKVRLKIENIDEKYRKEVKLSSEEIDMLKKEMETIETKLKYIGPVDFEAEEEYQEVSQKLETLEKQKKDLEDAKQKIIELIEKTDEEATQIFMNTFNIIKKTFKNYIKELFFGGKGDIRLLDKENILESGIEIIITKGDGRSQKLQLLSGGEKALVGLALLMSLLQAQPSAFYVLDEPDAPLDEFNAERFKMLLKNSKAQIIIITHKKIVMEAADIMVGITKTDDISTIVPVRMEEVV, from the coding sequence TTGAGCATTTTACTTAAGGGAATCTTTTTGAAAGGTTTCAAATCTTTTGGAAAACCAACAAAAATTCCAATATCCCCAAATATAACGGCAATTGTGGGACCCAATGGTTCCGGAAAATCTAACATTGTAGAGGCCATTCAATGGGTTTTGGGAGAACATTCCCTAAAAAACCTACGTGCATCTGAAAAATTTGACATTATATTCAAAGGTAGTAAAAAGCTTTCATCTTCACGGAGCGCTTTTGTTGAATTAAGTTTTAATTTCAATGGAGAAGAATACAAAATTGCTAGAGAATTAACCTCCTCAGGAGAAAATACATATTACATAAACGGTGAAAAAGCACGCCTTAAAGACATAACCGCTTTATTTGGTGCAAATGGTATGGTATCAATAATAGGACAAGGAAAAATAGACAAGATAGCAATGTCAACTCCAGATGAGTTAAAGAAAATATTTGAAGATGCTGCAGGTACATCTATATACATCGAAAGAAAAAAGGAAGCTCTCTCAAAACTTGCCGGTACTGAAACAAATATTGAAAGAATTAAGGATGTTATTTACGAAATAGAAAAAAACAAAAAAAGTCTATACATCAAAGTTAAAAAAGCGGAAAAATTCAAAGAGTACTCTCAAAAATTAGAAGAGATAAAGATAAGGTATTTTGGTGGAATATATTATTTTGAAAAGAAAAAACTAGAATCACTTGACAAAAAACACAAAAATCTAAAAGCCCTTCTTAAAACCAAACTAAAATCTCTTGCCGAAACAGAAAGTAGATGGAATATTTTAAGGGAAGAATTTAACAAAATAAACAAAAAGATGGAAAATTTTACCTCCCTACTTGAAACTCAAAAAATACGTCAAAATCAGCTTCTTGAACTTAAAAACTCCTATACAGATAGATTAAATGATTTAAAAAATATATACGTTGAAAAAATGACAAAAATTGATTCTCTAAAAGATGAGCTAAAAAGAATTAAAGACCGTGAACAGGAAATTTCATTAATCTTCGACTCCTTAATACTAGAAATAAATAAACAAGAAACTGAGTTATCAAAAATTGAAGAAGAAAGAAATACATTACTTTCGAAATACTCAACAAAAGAAATGGAATACTTAAAGAAAAAAAACGAATATGATGAAATTGAAAAAAATATACATAAATTGGAAAACGAAAAAAAATCACTTTATAATTCCGTAAATGACCTAAAAGAACGAATCTCAATGATAAAAGAACAACTAGAGATAAAGTATGAAAGAAAAAAAGATCTAGATAAAGAAATAAAGGAATTATCCGAAAATGCAGAAAAATATGACCAAAAAACAAAAAGCCTTCTTGAAGAAATTAAAACAATTAAAGAAAAAACTGATTCCTTAAATCAAGAAAGAGAATATTTAAAAGAAAACTTAGAAAAACTAATTCACAGAAAAAAAGAAATACAATCTGAAATATCGATAATCAAAAAAAATATCTCAGAATACCAAGGTTTTTCTTTTGCAATAAAGAAAATATTTGAAAACAAAGAAAAATTTCCGGGAATAATAGATGTAGTTGCAAATATAATTGATGTAGACAAAAAGTATGTAGAAGCGATCGAAGCATTATTAGGTGGAAGAATGCAACATATAGTTGTGGAAAATTCAGAAGTTGCAAAAAAAATATTACAATTTGCAAAAGAACAAAAAATAGGTAGAATAACAATTATTCCACTTGATTTAATACGTATATTTTCGAAAAATTCCATTCTTCCAAAAAATGCTATTTTTGCAAAGAATATAGTAACCATCAAAGTAGATGAAAAAGAAAAACTATTAAATTTTCTTTTTGGTAATGACATAATAGTTGAAAATATAGATTTAGCAGTTGAAATAAAGAAAAAATACGACTTTAGGATTGCAACTTTAGACGGAGAATTAATTAGCAATTCAGGAACAATAACAGGTGGAAAATCTGAACATATATCACCACTATCGAGAAAAAAACAACTTGAAAAATTGAAAGAAGAGTTGGAAAATATTTTCCAACTTGAAGAAAAAACTAGTGCAAAAATTTCTCAATTAAAAGATGAAATAAACGAACTTAGAAAATACAATGAAGTAATTAATTCTGAGTTTTTAGAAATAAACAGTAAAAGTTCATCTGCAAAAAGGATGCTTCAAGAACTTGTTAAATCTCAAAATGAACTAAATAAAGAAATTACAAACTTAGAAAAAATACTAAGTAATACTACCTTAAGACTAAGCGGAGTGGAAGAAAGAATAAATATAATAGATGATGAAATAAAAAACTCAACCTATCTTTTAAAAACATTAAAATTAACATTAGAAAACACAAATAAGGAAATGTACGAAGATAAAGAAAAAATAGAAAAGATAAATGAATCGTATCTAGAGCTTCAATCTAACTTAAGAGGTTTAAACGAAAGAAAAATACAATACGAAGGAGAATTGAAAAGACTATCAAATAGAAAAGATGAAATAGAAATTGAAATTTCTACAATTACAAATGAAACAAAATACGAAAAGGAAAAAATAGAAGAACTTGAAAACTCAATAGAAGAAATAGAAAAAGAACTAAAAACGCTAAAAGAAGAAACAGAAGCACTTTTCAAAAATATGAACGAAGATAAAGACGGAAAAAATAACAAGCTAAAAGAACTTGAAACACTAGAGAGTGAAATGGAAAAGCTAAGAACAGAAACAGAAGAATTAAGAGAAGAAATCCATTCAACAGAACTAGAATTACAAAAAGTAAGACTAAAAATAGAGAACATAGACGAAAAATACAGGAAAGAAGTTAAACTTTCGAGTGAAGAAATTGATATGTTAAAAAAAGAAATGGAAACTATAGAGACAAAACTAAAATACATTGGACCAGTTGATTTTGAAGCAGAAGAAGAATACCAAGAAGTTTCCCAAAAATTAGAAACTCTTGAAAAACAAAAAAAAGATCTAGAAGATGCAAAACAAAAAATAATAGAACTAATCGAAAAAACAGATGAAGAAGCAACTCAAATATTCATGAACACATTTAATATTATTAAAAAAACATTTAAAAATTACATAAAAGAACTGTTTTTTGGTGGAAAAGGTGATATAAGGTTGCTTGATAAAGAAAACATCTTAGAAAGTGGTATTGAAATAATTATAACCAAAGGAGATGGAAGATCTCAAAAACTTCAACTTTTATCCGGCGGCGAAAAAGCGCTTGTGGGTCTTGCTCTTCTCATGTCACTTCTTCAAGCACAACCAAGTGCTTTTTATGTACTTGATGAACCAGATGCTCCATTAGATGAATTTAACGCAGAACGTTTTAAAATGTTACTAAAAAATTCGAAAGCACAAATAATTATCATTACTCATAAAAAAATTGTCATGGAGGCGGCGGATATAATGGTTGGTATTACAAAAACAGATGATATCTCAACAATAGTACCAGTAAGAATGGAGGAGGTAGTATGA